Proteins encoded by one window of Salvia hispanica cultivar TCC Black 2014 unplaced genomic scaffold, UniMelb_Shisp_WGS_1.0 HiC_scaffold_354, whole genome shotgun sequence:
- the LOC125199018 gene encoding probable ADP-ribosylation factor GTPase-activating protein AGD13 — MILSCLKPQEVYDYDTFSADDIMGEVEIDIQSMITSATAFGDVGTFENMQIGRWLKSNDNALLEDSTVNIVDGKVKQLVSLKLQNVESGEIHLELEWMPLDQ; from the coding sequence ATGATCCTTTCGTGTCTGAAACCACAGGAAGTTTATGACTACGACACGTTCTCTGCGGATGATATAATGGGGGAAGTCGAGATAGACATTCAGTCTATGATAACTTCTGCTACTGCATTCGGGGACGTTGGAACGTTCGAGAACATGCAGATCGGGAGATGGCTGAAGTCGAATGACAACGCGCTGTTGGAAGACAGCACAGTGAATATTGTGGATGGGAAGGTGAAGCAGTTAGTATCTTTGAAGCTGCAAAATGTGGAATCTGGAGAAATACATCTTGAGCTGGAATGGATGCCTCTTGATCAATAA